Genomic window (Fodinibius sp. Rm-B-1B1-1):
GATTAATTACCGTACTGTTACCAAGTGGTATAGTCCCAAGGTTTTGTGCTTTACAAAAATCCTCTACCAACTCATCCATGTCCAATTCAAGCCGCTCTGCAAATACCTCAGAAGCCTGTTTTATAATCGTCCTATAACTCAGTCGTTCATTAGTCTCATCAATAACCGTAGCCTGTGAAACTACTTGTTCATAAGGATCTTCTTCTCGCAGCCCCTTTTCTCTCAGAATACCACGCATCTCGTGCTCAAGTCCGGTATCTTTTCGTTCACCTAACCGTGCATGAATATGAAATATAGCCCCTTCACGGTCAATTTCACCATAGGCATAATAATAAAACCAACCAACGCTAAATATAGCTACCACAAAAGTAAATAGGATTGAAAGTAATCCCATTTCTAAAATAAGTATCCCCGAGAGAATCATCCCGATAATTTGCAACCAAGGATAAAACGGAGAATTAAAACCAGGGTCATATTCTTCGATTTTACTTTCCCTCATCACAATCACAGCCAGATTTAGTAACCCAAAGAGCAAAAGCTGAAAAGCACTGGCCAACTTCGCAACCTGGGCAACATCAAAAGCTACAAGAAAGAAAATCATCAACAAAACAGTGGCAATAATGGCAATTACCGGAGTACCCTTTGTACCAATTTTTGAAAACCGGCTATCAATAAGCTTGTCGCGTGCCATTGCCAACGGGTAACGAGAAGCTGACATAATTCCTGCATTTCCGGTAGAGGCAAATGCAGCTACTGCAGCGATTACAACAAGTATTAGACCCAAGTCACCGGGCAACCAAGTCATAAAAGCTTCTCCGGCTGTGGCAACAGGAGTAAGGTCTTCTCTAAATTCAGTGGGGTCCAACACCGAAACCATAATAAACACACCAGCAACATATACAAATATGGCCGACATGATAGAGAGGAACATGCCCCATGGTATATTTTTATCGGGATTTTTTACTTCCTCGGCCACACTGGCAACCTTTGTTAATCCCGCATAGGATACAAAAACCATCCCTACTGTAGCCCAAAATCCAGTAGCCCCACCAATAAAAAGTGGCGTAAATTGATTCCGAGTAACTTCAAAGAAATCAACCGAAAAAACTGAGAACAAACCCTGGGCAATATAAAAAGTCATAATGCTTATCAGGGCGGCAACCAATATTTTTTGTAAGGCGGTAGTTTCTTTAGCTCCTACAATGTTTAGAATCCCAAAAACAAGAGTCAACACTACCGCTACCGGAACAATGGGTAGCTCAACAAATATTGAAATGTAGGCCCCCATCCCAATTAAAGCAAAAGCACTTTTCAATACTAAGGCTAACCACGAACCATAACCTCCAACCGTGCCCATAACAGGCCCCAGGCTACGATCAATAATATAATAGGTCCCGCCTGCTTTAGGCATAGCCGTGGCTAATTCTGCAACACTGAAC
Coding sequences:
- a CDS encoding amino acid permease; the encoded protein is MKHEKLDKQLGLWDVYAIATGAMFSSGFFLLPGIAAAETGPSVFIAYLVSGLLVLPTMFSVAELATAMPKAGGTYYIIDRSLGPVMGTVGGYGSWLALVLKSAFALIGMGAYISIFVELPIVPVAVVLTLVFGILNIVGAKETTALQKILVAALISIMTFYIAQGLFSVFSVDFFEVTRNQFTPLFIGGATGFWATVGMVFVSYAGLTKVASVAEEVKNPDKNIPWGMFLSIMSAIFVYVAGVFIMVSVLDPTEFREDLTPVATAGEAFMTWLPGDLGLILVVIAAVAAFASTGNAGIMSASRYPLAMARDKLIDSRFSKIGTKGTPVIAIIATVLLMIFFLVAFDVAQVAKLASAFQLLLFGLLNLAVIVMRESKIEEYDPGFNSPFYPWLQIIGMILSGILILEMGLLSILFTFVVAIFSVGWFYYYAYGEIDREGAIFHIHARLGERKDTGLEHEMRGILREKGLREEDPYEQVVSQATVIDETNERLSYRTIIKQASEVFAERLELDMDELVEDFCKAQNLGTIPLGNSTVINHIRTDKDCYPQMVLVRIPQSITVSTEGFEILDEDKTGDFENLRAIIFLVSSKERSGQHLRILAHLAEMIDSKRFIERWREAKNESELKEILLRDERFINISVSKDNITRKFIGKSIKEIDLPGESLITIIKRNGEINIPHGHTIIKEDDELSIIGETEDIEAVKEWRKSEEG